aacttttatttatttttcttacaacgaATAGAACagatctgctgctactgctccaCTGTATGTACCCTTTCTGCCGGATGCGCAAGCGAGCTGGCCAGTGCCGGTGGTGGTCACGCCACACGGTAGCTTCTGCTGCCACGTGAACTCCCACGGCGCTTTCTGCAAGCTGCGGTGGTCGGTGGGACTCTCGCCTCAGCGTTCACCACGGCCGGAGGACTGTCGGCCACGGCGTGCGCTTCTTAATTTTAACCTCTATAATATGCTATGCCTACCAAGATTTTTACCACGGCCCGGTTCGTTCTTCCTCGCCGGTCACCAGAAAATTATTGCAGGAGTGCTTCCCTGGTTCCTACTACCCACCCCGGAACGGTCGGCTGCTTTGAACTGCTTGCTGATGATGCTCGTCACTTCCCGCAGATCAGCTCCTTCAGAGTGTCCATGGGGGAGCTGTTGCCGAAGGCCTCGGTGTCTCTCCCGAAGGTGAAACCTGGAAACACGGCGCGACCCGCGGTCAGGAGACCGATTCCAAGGAGTTGCGGTTCATCATAAAGAAAAGTAACGGAATTGATTAGAGATGGAGCGGGGAGGAAACCTAGCCACAGAAGCAACCCAAATGTCGTCGCGAGGAAAAATTCTCTGCTGATGCTGTTGCAGCTGGAATGGGCAACAGCTCAGGGTGTTAAGTCTTGTAGAAACACTTGCTGTATATACTATAAATCAGGGCTGTCATAGCTGCGAAAACGTACCAGTACATGCAGGCCAGGTTGCCCCAACCTTGTAGGGCACATGCCCAAATAGAACCGGTGAACCTAGATGGATCAAGAGAATCAAGATTGCCCCCGCCAAAAAAAGAGGGAATCAAGAGTGAGTGGTCATATAAGAAACTACGGATAGATAGAAGATGGCATTTGATTGACTGTATTGGGAAACATCAAAGAGAAATGGACTTCTTATCTTATAATGGAACTACATTCGACCTCTATCAATGTCATGTCAATAGGTCTCTCAATCACAATTTCACAAAACAAGCAACCAACTTAATTATGGCCTACTATGGAATTACACGAGGATGTAAATGAAAATATCTTACTGGAGGGCTTTGGTAGAGTTCCATACACAGAAACTGGTTAGGTTAGTCATTTACCCTCTTTTGCAGTGAGTTCCGCGACAGCACCTACTGCTCGGAAACTTCATAATCTGACTCACTTTCCTCTCCGAGTAGTAATAATAACTTTAACATAACCTCATCTTCTCTGTTTGCCATAATAAATAAGTCTAACTTATCTCGTCTACGGTGGATGTTTCTAGGAGATTGAATGTAACTCAACTAGTAATTGGTCCAAGAGAGCTCCTGCTTCGGATACTTTTCTCATTAATCAGGCTTACCATAACACATCTGATTAAACTATAAACTTCGATGTGCAAAGGATGCAAAACTCTTAAACGGTGATTAGGAAGATATTGACTGTTTCTGTTGGGGAAGTAGAAAAGCAGGTTGTGGAAGTTGACTCTTCAGATGAGAATCATTCCCCTTTGTATATTTTTTTATGCTTCCCCCTTTGTATATTCTCATGCAGTTGTGCTCGGATTTGAAAAATGGATAGGTTGAAATAGAACATACCACATCAGATCTCTGATAAATACAGAACGAGGAATCATAAGTGCATTTCCAATCATTGAAAGCAACATTGAGAACGCTGACAGCCCTTCGATGTTACTCGGGTTGAGATAGTTTGTCCACTGCATAACCCACCAAATAAAATTGTAAGCAAATGTCTTCCTGTTAAGGGATACTAAATACTTAAGATTCAAATGCTACGAGTGTAAAAGTTTGAGTACCATCTGTGCAACTGGCATCCACATGAACAAAAGTGTGGCAGTCCAACCAGACAACGACCCCACAAATTTCGTTCCTCCTTCGGAAAGCTTGCCCATCCTTGCCTGAATTTAATGTAACACAAAATCAAGGGCTAGCACAAGAAAGGACAAATATAGTAGAAGTGGATTTGTGTCATTAGTCCTAAATTGCTTAGTTAGCACGAACACTCTAATACAGAGGCATATAAACAGAAATAGAAAGGATGGAGTAGAGTAAATACAATGGACATTCTTATACCTAGAATGTTAAGAAGCACTAGAAATTTTATTGAACAAATGTTTCTTGTGAAGCAAGTGGGCCTAAGTACAGATCAAAACATCTGAGTAAACTATTACCAAATAAAAAGAATCATTGATCAGATTTGTACTGTGCTAAAAGAGAAACAAACCTATCACACTTAAAGAATCTAAAACACCTGTAATATGAACTCTTATTGTGATTCGTAATTTGGAACTGGGCTAATTATTCTGCACTCAAGCTTCTTAAATCCACAGGCTATTTTACAACCTCAAATTTATTATGGGGTACTAACTAAAGTCATGCAAGTGACAAAAGGTTGTCTACAATTACCTCTTCGTACAGTATAACTTAGATCTTACACATTTTCTAGTTTCCGTTAAGGCATTGAGATGGTACGAGAGTACACGCACATCCAACTTGAGCACAACTGCTTTATGCAAGAGGATGTATCATACCATggcaacagcagcaacagccaaAGAGCCACAGATTATGCCAGGCAGTATGCTACTGGGGATGACGGGAACAAACGTTGACCACATGACCTGCATTTTCAGTTCACCATTGAGATAATCACGCTTAACATGACACTGGATGACATAGCTAGCAGGAGCATCAGCTGGATCTGCACGATGACAGAGAAGAAAAGTAAGTGTCACCTGAGGGAGCACGGTAAGGCCGCCGACTGTCGTGAAATCCTCCCATAGCAGCCAGAGGGTCTCTGGGAGCCACCCAATGTAATTGAGCAGGTTGAGGACAAGCCCGGCGCCGACAACAGCCGAAGTGGCCACGAACTGCGGGAAGGGCATGGACTCCGCCATGGCAAGCTGGAGGATGACCACGTAGGTGGAGATAACGCCCAGCGTCTGCACGATGACAGCCTCCGTCTCCCTCTTCTTGGCGAAGTAGGACACGAGCGCCAGGTTGCCGAGCAGCCCGGTGAGCATCCCCTGGAGCGGCCAGACAGGCAATGCTCGCCGTAAATCGACCAATCGACCAATCGGAGCATGAGAAACTAAGAAAGCGAAATGCGCGGGGACGATTGGGGGCGTACGAGCCATGGGACGGCGTAGAGGGCGGTCTTGTTGCCGTCGACGAGGTTGCGGTAGTTGAGGATGATCTGCGGGagctggaggaggaggaagggCACGTTGGCGCTGCCGGCGAACTTGCCCGTCAGGGAGTCCCAGTCCTGGTACTCCTTGGTGACCTGCGCGCGCCAACCCAAGCGTCGTCAGGCAGCCTTAATCAGGCGAGCGACATTTCCCCCCGCGACATTCGCCGCCGGTGTCGGGAGGTGGAGGGCAGGAAATCAGACCTTGGGGGCCGCCTCGGGGACGGCGGTCTCGGGCAGAGcatagcggcggcggcggtggaggaggagcgcggAGCGGTAGGAGCCGGACGCGGGCGCCTTGGAGACGAGGGGCttgagggcgacggcgggggcgggggaTGCCGCGAGGGAGCGGGCGGGCGCGCCCCGGCGGGAGAGCGGCGCTGTCGCCGCGGCAGGGGACGGGCGCAGCGGGAGGCGCGCGGTGGGCAGCGACGGCGACGACATGGCGGGCGCACCGGAGGTGGATTCAGGCGGGGCGAGGTGGGCGCTTCAGGAGGAACCTGCGCCGTGTGACGGTGGAGTGAAGTACTAGTAAAAGGGAACGTGAGGACGGGGCGGGCCGCGGGGGCGGGGGGCGCGCGCCGTGCTCGCGCCGGGTGCCTTGGCTGCCCACCGTGCGCGGGCGCGCGATCCGATGGACCCGGGACCCCGCGCCGCCGTCCGCTCTCTCCTGTCCCCGTCCGTCGAAAAAATGAAATCTTGGGTCTTCACTGCCCTCCGTCTTCGTCTTTTTTTGAGCCTTGTATAAAGAAAAGAATCTTCGGTCTTCGCTGCTCTCCATCTTCGTGTTTTTTCGAGCCttgtaaaagaaaagaaaaaacttggGCCTTCACTGCTCTCGTAGGTCTCGCGCTCGGGTGAGCTCTGATCAAACGGGGATATACGATTAGCCCAGTTTAGACAAGTTTATACCGATGATGGGCCATAACCGCAATGTAATTTCAGGAAAAGAAAGAAATTCATTCAGAGAAATTCACTTTGTCTCATAGGTGTATATGCACTCATTGTCTTTAAATACACATTTTAAAAATTAAAAAAACCGAGAAAAACCCCGCGTGTAAATCCGGACATTATATGTCCGTGCACCAAGTTTCGATAAAAAAAgacattttttgtggcttgtgtaaaaaggaGAATTTTTGATGCTTGATTACAGCTATTCACGAGGCATTTTTTATCCTTTTTATACATGCCACAGAAATGTCTTTTTTCACCGAAATTTTGTGTGCGAACATAGGATGTCCAGATGTACACACGGGATTTTTTTCTCaatttttttaacattttgaaaTGTGTTTTTATACATATTTCATAATAGGTGTATCTacacctaggagccaaaacaccACTCTCAAGACTTTTAGTTTCTTAATTCCCTTCTTTATAACATGTCAAAACTTATTTTAAACGTAGAAGAAAAAAGTAGTTGAAACATAGCATgtcaacttcagtgtaaacaccatggcaatttatgtgcaatagacatgacaaCCTTTAACCCGAAAAAAAGTCATCAAAACATATCATATgaaatctagttttgaagatctcgtcgtgatggatttaatggtgaaaacactTTTTAATTGGctttttcgtttaagagataacacatttttaaaactgaaaaccccaaaagatttccgcTGACATCATCAGTTTCGTCATTTGTGCATGCATGGGCGACGTGGCATGATGTGTGGTCATGGGGACGTTCGGTCCAAACCCCTTAGGCCTTCCACTATGTGCTTGGTGCCACATTAGTAAAAAGGCAGCCAGGTACACAGAGATTTTGCATCGACTCTGTTTTAGCACCGGCCACACAGCATGCAAGATTAGGCATCGACTCCAGCTCGGCCCCACGTACACATAAACTAGTAATATAGTGGAAGAACGGCGGCGCGCTCGTGGCTGCTTCACATGACAAAGGACGGGTAGCGCGCTTAGTTTATTCGCTCAACGAATTTGGCATCGGAGCACGAAGAAGCATCGGCGCCCATAATTTTTTATTTGGCACCTGCTGGGCAATGTAGGGCACCGATGCCAAATGTTCAGAAAGCAAATTTGGCACCGCTTTTGGCccacatagtggaaggccttagagcatgtctagtagaaccctcaaaccctcaaacccttaaagcagttttaagggttgagaagtgccagtttttgacacttttaagggttgaaaaacaggAGCAAAGACTAGAACTCTTAAACCCAACCCTTAAACTGCTTTAAGggttggatttgagggttctagtctttgcctcaaccccaacctttaaaaatgtcatttcatatatcacacatttcatcatatgacatatcacaaacttcatcacatttgacataaaacaataatcattctaGTTATTGTTACACCACTgaataaaacaataatcattcaaATTATTACAACAATGTTTGAGCAAATTACAATAATTGTTCGAATCAAATAGGACATAGAAAAGTAAAACAAAGATACATCATGGGCCAATGCGCCGCCCATCCAACTGCCACTGGTGCTCTACTAGATCATCTCGGAGCCGACCATGAGTGGTTGCATCCTCAATCTCACGATGTGCTTGAAGAAAAGCGTGTATGCGAGAAGGGTTTCTTTCCGGTTGCACATGGGTACCAACATTGTCATAGAAACAAGGGAGGTTTAACCCTCTCCCATCCTCTAGGATCATGTTGTGTAGAATCACACaacatttcatgatgttcaccaagGTTTTTTTGTCCCAAAACCGAGCTGGACCCCGAACTATGGCAAACCTTGCTTGCAAAACACCGAAAGCTCTCTCAATATCCTTGCGGGCTGCCTCTTGTGCCTTGGTGAAATGAGCCTCTTTTCTTGTTAAGGGCACCCCATTTTTCTCCTTGATGGACTTCACAAGAGTTGCCCATTTAGGATAGATGCCATCGATGAGATAGTATCCCATTGAGTACTCATTGTCCATGATTTTGTAGTTGCAAGCTGGAGCATCCCTAGAAATTAATCTTTTGAACAAAGGAGATCTATTAaggacattgatatcattgagtgttCCTGGCaacccaaagaatgcatgccaaatccatgcGTCCTCCGATGCTGCGGCCTCAAGCACAATGGTAGCATCACGGCTTTTACCGCAATACATTCCGTGCCATGCCTTTGGGCAATTTTTTcacctccaatgcatgcaatcaagacTATTCAAGCATCCCCGGCCATCCCCTTTTTTCATTCATTTCCATTAATCTCTTTGTATCTTCCTCGTTTGGTGCCCGAAGATACTGCTCACCATACAACCGGATGACCACCTTGGCAAACCTACGGACGGACTCCGTGGTTGTATCTTGCccaatgcgaagatactcgtcGGTATAATCCGCGGGTATGCCATAAGCGAGTACCCACATTGCCGTCGTTatcttttgatatgcactaaacccCATGATACTGGCGGCAGATCTATGACGTTTAAAGTAATAGGAGGCGGCCTCACAATCGGTGAAAATCTTCACAAACAAACTAcgacgcattcggtaccttctacggaagagacgaggagggtatgtaggtacctccacgaagtagtcttgcatcaaatGCTTGTGTCCGAGAGCGCGGTTTTGGTAGATGGTGACTTGCCCCATCGTCGACCATCTCCTCTGATCCATAAGCTTCACGCGATCTTCAAACGATTGCACATCGACGAGGAGGCTCATCTTCTCGACGTCGTCGTCTTGCAACAACTCGTCGATGTCCGAATCGTCGGATGACGACCAACCCG
The window above is part of the Triticum aestivum cultivar Chinese Spring chromosome 2A, IWGSC CS RefSeq v2.1, whole genome shotgun sequence genome. Proteins encoded here:
- the LOC123190276 gene encoding maltose excess protein 1-like, chloroplastic, whose product is MSSPSLPTARLPLRPSPAAATAPLSRRGAPARSLAASPAPAVALKPLVSKAPASGSYRSALLLHRRRRYALPETAVPEAAPKVTKEYQDWDSLTGKFAGSANVPFLLLQLPQIILNYRNLVDGNKTALYAVPWLGMLTGLLGNLALVSYFAKKRETEAVIVQTLGVISTYVVILQLAMAESMPFPQFVATSAVVGAGLVLNLLNYIGWLPETLWLLWEDFTTVGGLTVLPQVMWSTFVPVIPSSILPGIICGSLAVAAVAMARMGKLSEGGTKFVGSLSGWTATLLFMWMPVAQMWTNYLNPSNIEGLSAFSMLLSMIGNALMIPRSVFIRDLMWFTGSIWACALQGWGNLACMYCCNSISREFFLATTFGLLLWLGFTFGRDTEAFGNSSPMDTLKELICGK